The following proteins are co-located in the Spea bombifrons isolate aSpeBom1 chromosome 3, aSpeBom1.2.pri, whole genome shotgun sequence genome:
- the OTOL1 gene encoding otolin-1 has translation MGTLSWPTATFITVVATVYLEAKTTQPSKYTKKTYNMEIGNGFETSLAPPTEETAFTDFVETSDTTTELATLNADFRTATTLFPFDNFTLETADFFFNCCDCCTPMAGPKGDPGDVGPPGPKGDTGDIGSPGPHGPIGHTGAKGYKGDKGEKGEHGEEGTSGSPGIPGKAGETGETGAKGEKGNIGLPGIKGQKGNKGDVCENGTKGDRGEKGEQGFMGVDGEKGDKGEKGDIGEIGISGDIGEKGDRGEIGEKGFKGDKGIKGDMGLNGINGLEGEKGEKGDLGMKGEKGEMGLPGLIGPPGPKGNYGSKGIRGTPGKKGSRGPKGSKGDYPKPARSAFTVGLSRPFPAPNAPIKFDKILYNDQEEYNPSTGKFNCTIPGTYVFAFHVTVRGRPARISIVAQNRKMLKSRETLYGQEIDQASAMLVLKLNAGDQVWMEVSRDWNGIYVSNEDDSIFTGFLLYPDDPVETEVVQ, from the exons ATGGGAACTTTATCTTGGCCAACAGCTACTTTTATAACTGTTGTTGCTACTGTGTACTTGGAAGCAAAAACCACTCAGCCATCAAAGTACACTAAGAAAACGTATAATATGGAGATTGGGAATGGCTTCGAGACATCGCTTGCTCCACCAACAGAGGAGACAGCTTTTACAGATTTTGTGGAAACAAGTGATACCACTACTGAACTAGCAACTTTAAACGCAGATTTCCGCACCGCCACGACACTTTTCCCATTTGATAATTTTACCCTAGAGACGGCAGACTTCTTTTTTAACTGCTGCGATTGCTGTACACCCATGGCTGGGCCAAAAGGGGACCCAGGGGATGTCGGACCTCCAG GTCCAAAAGGAGATACTGGAGATATAGGTTCTCCTGGACCACATGGACCTATTGGCCATACAGGAGCAAAAGGATATAAAGGAGACAAGG GAGAGAAGGGTGAACATGGTGAGGAAGGAACTAGTGGAAGCCCCGGAATCCCAGGCAAGGCAGGAGAAACAG gtGAGACTGGAGCAAAAGGTGAAAAAGGAAATATCGGACTGCCTGGCATTAAAGGACAAAAAGGAAACAAGGGAGATGTTTGTGAAAATGGTACAAAGGgagacagaggagagaagggagagcaGGGTTTTATGGGGGTGGATGGAGAAAAGGGAGACAAAGGTGAGAAGGGAGATATTGGGGAGATAGGAATTTCTGGGGATATTGGAGAGAAAGGAGACAGAGGAGAGATTGGTGAAAAGGGATTTAAAGGGGATAAGGGTATTAAAGGTGATATGGGGTTAAATGGTATCAATGGTTTAGAAGGGGAAAAGGGTGAAAAGGGAGACCTAGGCATGAAAGGTGAGAAAGGTGAGATGGGGCTTCCAGGATTAATAGGTCCACCTGGGCCAAAGGGAAACTATGGTAGCAAAGGAATTAGGGGAACACCAGGAAAAAAGGGTTCTAGAGGTCCGAAAGGATCTAAAGGAGATTACCCTAAACCTGCAAGGTCAGCATTCACTGTAGGTCTATCAAGGCCTTTCCCAGCTCCAAACGCGCCTATAAAATTTGACAAAATATTGTACAATGATCAAGAAGAATATAACCCTTCGACAGGAAAGTTTAACTGTACAATACCTGGAACTTATGTGTTTGCATTTCATGTGACAGTACGAGGCCGCCCGGCTCGAATCAGTATTGTCGCCCAAAACAGGAAAATGCTTAAAAGCCGCGAAACCCTGTACGGTCAGGAAATAGACCAGGCATCAGCCATGTTGGTGTTAAAACTTAATGCAGGGGACCAGGTTTGGATGGAGGTTTCAAGGGATTGGAATGGGATTTATGTTAGTAATGAGGATGACAGCATATTTACTGGATTTCTTTTATATCCAGACGACCCTGTTGAAACAGAGGTAGTGCAATAA